Part of the Sorghum bicolor cultivar BTx623 chromosome 1, Sorghum_bicolor_NCBIv3, whole genome shotgun sequence genome, GAGACTAGAAGGTGGTTGATAGTCTCCTCTTCCTGGTCACAAAAAGGGCACTTCTCAGGATGAGGCAGCCCACGTCGCGCAAGGCGATCCGCAGTCCAGCACCGATTATGGGCCACCAACCATAGGAAAAAACGGCATTTGGGCGGTGCCCAGGATTTCCAAATCCTCTCATAAGGTCCAAACTGAGTAGATCCCAGGAAGAAACCCTCATAAGCAGACTTGACAGAGTATTGCCTACTATTTGGTAGCCGCCAAATGTGGACATCTTCGACGTTAGGCTCTAATTCGAAGTTGTACAACACTTCCCAAAGATGGAGGAAGTCCACTATAACACCAACTGTGCAGGCTCCCTTGATATCCAAAAGCCAACTGTGATCAGTAAGAGCTTCCCGGACAGTACGTCGTTTCACCCTTCTCAATGGGATGGCTTCTAATAATCGAGGGGCAAGGTCAGCAATAGACTGTCCATGGATCCAACGATCAGTCCAGAACAATGTGTGATTCCCATTACCAACTTCAGTTACAACAGCCACCGAGAAGAAGGCATTGATTTGGTATGGGATCTGAATATGGAGGGAAGCCCAGGGGCGGTGAGGTTCAGTTTTTTTCAGCCAAGCCCACCTCATCCTTAGTGCCCAACCAAAATGTTTGAGATCAGAAGACATAACTACTGATTAGCTGAACTGTTGATTTTGAAAGGAAAAATAAGTGGTAAGATACCACTAGTTCTCTCTGAATGGATTAGAATTGATAAGCTTCCTGGCTCAGCAAATCTATGCACAATTACAATTACAAGGACTGAAGGCTAGCCTTACCTCACGTGTAGGACAGTAGGAGGCCGGGTAACCAGGTTGTAGGCCAGGGGCTGTGCAGCGACATCCCTCTCGAGGCATCTCCGAATGAATACACTATGTTGGAACACACAAAAACAAGTGGAGATTATAATCTCTTTGTTCAAGTCAGAGAAACCAAACATGTGCAGGAGAAATTAACGTACTATTAGTATGATATAggcaactttttcaaatgagtgGCAAGTCCTTAAGTTGGTAAGCCAGCCGTGCTAAGCACATCACGTGGCGATGACATTAATCTCAACTATCAAACCCAGGAACATTCATTGGATGTTCACAACAATGGAAGAAATTAATGGGTAGAAATTTATTTAGTTGGTGTGTCAGGAAGGTCTGCATACAAATCAGCTAGGAAGAACatttcatatttatttaataattctcccgttgcaactcACGGGCACTGTAGCAAGTAATAAATCCAAAAAAACATGTTGACAAATCATTTTTACTGGTAAACTCACCTATCCAGGTACGCTTGAAGGCCCCAAGGGCCTTTGCCTTTCTAAGTGGACAAATGGCAAGTTGCAAGCTATGATATCCCATTAATCTGCACAGGAGGAACATTTGTCACAAAGCTACCAATTTTGCATGCCAACAAATAATATCAGAAATAAGGAATatcttccccttcttcaagCCCTCTTTTCATTCAAGAAAGCTTTGCTAACTACCAGTGCACACACATGGACGCCACATCAGTTCAGTGGTAGTCTGGAACTAAGATCATGTATTTACCATGAGCAGTCACAAATAGCATTGGTGCCTCTGCCAATATTGAAACCATATTGTACATCCTGTGTGTCAAGATTTATACAAGGTAAGCTCAGTATCCATAGTCTCGATAGCAAACTGCATCATTAAAATAGACAATACGTAAAAGGGAATTTACTTAATGAAGtgtaaaacaaaacaaaaaatctTTACAGCAAACTGCAATCTATTAATCTAAAATGCAATTTAGGAATAGAAAATACAGTAGTAATGAGAGGCAAGAAATCTGTGCAATATATAATCACCAAATTTCAAGTGGCATAATTCTAGCAGCGCAACATACTTAAAAGGGAATTTACTTGCAGGAGAAACCAAAAGAGAATTTACTTTCAAGTAGTTTAATTATGTGAATAAGCAAATGCAGGATCTAACCAAAAGGAAATTCATACAGGAGCTTAGAGAGGAATTGAAGGCCGACATTCAGTTAAGCATGAAGTTATCTGATTGCAGTTATCTTTCAGTTCAGAAAAAGTAGCAGTTCTGAAAATAGCCTCTATGTAGTTCTGCTTCAGTTCAGACATTATCTAATTGGCTTTTTTAAAAACTGAATTCACGTTAAACACCACTATTATCTGCTAACTACTACCTGAAACACCACAGCTATCGGGACACTGCCTAGCAAATCCTCCCAATGGATCCACCATCTATGGTGGATGGAGTCGTTCGGCTGCTGCTGGCTAACCTTGTTGCCGATCTGAAAAGAAACAATAATTAAGAAAATCTCATGGAATTAAAAATCAAGGCTCCAGGGCTCGCTATACCCTGCCAGGGAGCCAAGCGTGCAGCAGAAAGGCAGTGCCCATGTGTGACGCGAAGCTGCCACCGAGCAACATGGTGACCGAGCCCAGTGCCGCGGCGGCCGATGATGTCCATGGCTCAGCCTGGAGGCTAGAATGGAGGCATAAATATTAAGATCAGTTGGATCTGGGCGGCGGTAGGAAGGGATCAAGCTATCGAGCTAGGGAGGAAGAAAGGGCGCACCTTGCCGATCTACTCGCTCCTCATCCCACTCCTGCCTGCTGCCGACGGGATCTGAGGGGGCACGTCGTGGATGAGGTGCCGCCGGTGCTCCTTAACGTCGAGAGCAAGGTGGCCTTCCTGATCTCCAACGATGGGAGAACGTCCTTGCCTGGCGCTGCTGTTCGATCGATCGCCTAGGAGCCTGCAACGCGGCCACGCGAGGTGCCCGGAGCCGCCACCATCGCCGCTCATGGCTATCCTTAGAGGAGACGGCGGCGCAGAAGGTGGGCTCGTGGCGAAGGGGGCGGCGAGCTGTCCTCGTGGGCGGAGGGAACGAGGGAGCTCGGTGAAATCGAAGCGACCTCCCCACGATCTCCAAAATTACAGAACGATGAAAAAAAACTGATAGGATAAATGAGGGGGTGGGCGTGGGGATAGAAACGGGGAGCATCCATGGCTGGAAGCGGACCGAATGTTGCCCGCGGTTGGCTCGAGTTTGGTATGCAGTCACGGTTCTTCGGACTCGGGTACTGTTTATTATTCAGTACCCAGGGGTATAATAtagagaatatatatatatatatatatatatatatatatatatatatatatatatatatatatatatatatatatacacgcttGACTACCGGTAGTTAGGAGGTGGACAAaaaaatggatggataaaaaaaattctaaaattttgcctctttcgCCTTAttcatttggctgataagccctGACAGAAAatgtaagagaaaaatactgctgaatggctCACAAATTTGGCTAATAAACTCAAGCCACTAGGTATAAATTACAAATTTTCCGTAATGCATACCAGACATCAATTTAGGAGTGTCACGTATCGTCCAAAGTACAATGCTACTTTGGTTTCTAAAATAGTCTCTTTTCcaaagtttaaccaaatttattaaaaaaataaaatcagaCATCGACAAAATCAAATTAGTATTTATAAAAATGCATTATGAAATATGTCTTCATAATGTATTTATTTCATGTTGTAgatgttaatatatttttcCTAAAAATTGTCAAAATTAAATAagattgacttaggacaaaactGAAACAATCTCCATTTTGGCATAGTTTTCAAATCAGTACAGTATTAACAATAAACCCATGCACTTAAGTTAAACTGTTCTTAGATAATGCTATGAAGTTTCAATCATCAGAAATAATGCGAATATCAGTGATGCAAACTGATCTAGAGCACAATCTTGCACAATGTCTATTCTTCAGTTTGCCGTGTTAACATCTACCAGCAAAAGAAAAGTACATCACTCCACTGCACCAAATTCAAATTATATCAATGCTTTAGACATGTTCAACTGCTGACCCAACTCAGACTTTGGATTCTTTGACCGTGGATTCAGATATTCCTCAGTTTTCCTCTTCTTTGCCCGAGCAACCAAACTTTTAACATACGAAATATAAGCATCAACATCAAATTTTCTCTTGCAACCAGCATAATTCATATAACGTATCTTTCCAAATACCGGACGCTCCTTCCAACCCTAAAAAAAATAGAAGCATAGACTAACTCATAAGCTTTAAGAATGATACTAAAGGCCTGGGCATTCAGGTTACGTGATTTTTTTCGAGTCGGGTAATTCGGATAATGAAAACTGTTATCCTATATTAGCCCTAAAAAATCACTACCCGCAAATTCAGATTCGGGTATTACCCAATATGCCCGAATTTATAGAAAACAGGAAATTACACTAAATTTCAGTAGCGATTTATACATAGTTTCAGCAGCAATTTGTATAGAATTTCAACATCAATTTGTACAGAATAATATATTGTACTCACTTGTTTAAATAGAGAGAATTATATTCTAACAAAGTGATAAGTTGAAGTGTTCAACTAACGACACATAATAAATACAAAGACAAAAACAAATCTTTGGATAGTTTGGGTAGCTTGGGTACAAGGGATATTACCCAAATTACCCAAACTATTTTGGGTAATCAAAATCGCTACCGAATTTAGGATCAAATACCTCGggttcgggtaattcgggtCAAGGTACGGGTAAAGGGTATCAGGTATTTGCCCAGGCCTTTAATTATGGAACTGCAGAAATAATCTATTATGGTTAAAAACCATCGACAAAGATTTTGCAGTTCTTCCCCAGGAAGGGAACCACCAAAGTTCACCAACCTGATCATGGAGGCCACAAATAGACCACATGCAACCAACATAGCCATTGGGATCCCTGCCATCGATATGATACTGCAAAATATTGATAAagttagacaatttcataacatACTTTTGAACCAACTTGAATGAATACGTTAAGGCAAAGTCTTATTACAAAATCAAATCTATTGACCAGGGAAATGAACTAGACAGCAGGTATTTACAGGTACTTCATCTAGCTGTTTTCAAGTCCCACAATATTATTTTCCCGCTTACAATTTCATATCTTAATTAGTAATTCTAAATCTAaactcaaataaaataaataaccaaCTTAACAAAGCCACTGCTGCTTGTCAGACTGTCAGAGGCAATTGGTAGAACCTCGGGGTCTACCGGCGAGGGGCCTGAGATTGTAGTGGTGAACTGCCGGAGGGGAAGGAGGTCGGCGCCGTGGTTGTGCGAGATAAGAGAAGGGTGGTGGCGGCTAGGGCACAATTAGGTCTCCCGGCTCCCTAATGGAAGCCGAGCAATAATAGATTGCTCTTGCTTAAATTCCAAAAGTCTTTACAGCCAAGTATATATAACTCTCCTCTCCCTAATATTAGGAAACAAATCTCTCTCAACTAGGAAATAATAATAACTTGGGCCTTAAGCCCGGTCTACTGCCGGCACCTTCATTAGCCACTAATGGGCTTTTTCCTCTGATAAGAGACGCCAGTCATAACATCTCGCCCCGCCTGCGcaaacagctcgtcctcgagcaggAAGTCGGGGTAGTGCTGGCGAAACTCCTCAAGCAGCTCCCAGTGGAGAGCCCGCGCCACTTGATCAACACGCGCCACTCGCCCCGACGAAGCTAGGCACGCAGCACTGTCTCCGGCTCCGGCAGGAGACGACCATCAGCCACTGGAGGCAGCGTGGCTGGAGCAGTTGTCGGGTCGCCACAATGTTGTTTGAGCAGCCCGACATGGAAGACGTCGTGGATGCGGGCGCCCTCCGGAAGCTGCAGCCGATAAGCAACGCGCCCAATGCGCTCCAGCACCTGAAAGGGACCAGCATAACGAGGCCCCAGCTTGCGCTGCGCACGAGGGTCCAGGGACTGAGTAGTCCTG contains:
- the LOC110431707 gene encoding uncharacterized protein LOC110431707 isoform X3 produces the protein MRWAWLKKTEPHRPWASLHIQIPYQINAFFSVAVVTEVGNGNHTLFWTDRWIHGQSIADLAPRLLEAIPLRRVKRRTVREALTDHSWLLDIKGACTVGVIVDFLHLWEVLYNFELEPNVEDVHIWRLPNSRQYSVKSAYEGFFLGSTQFGPYERIWKSWAPPKCRFFLWLVAHNRCWTADRLARRGLPHPEKCPFCDQEEETINHLLVSCVFARQFWYYLLRQVGLHSLSPQPSDVSFDSWWDQASGATSGLIQKGLNSLIVLGAWTLWNHRNRCVFYGIIPSFGVLTQLVVKKNLLLGHSHTDAAEATPFWEWCGIVVDDLVLIFLKF
- the LOC110431707 gene encoding uncharacterized protein LOC110431707 isoform X2, coding for MSSDLKHFGWALRMRWAWLKKTEPHRPWASLHIQIPYQINAFFSVAVVTEVGNGNHTLFWTDRWIHGQSIADLAPRLLEAIPLRRVKRRTVREALTDHSWLLDIKGACTVGVIVDFLHLWEVLYNFELEPNVEDVHIWRLPNSRQYSVKSAYEGFFLGSTQFGPYERIWKSWAPPKCRFFLWLVAHNRCWTADRLARRGLPHPEKCPFCDQEEETINHLLVSCVFARQFWYYLLRQVGLHSLSPQPSDVSFDSWWDQASGATSGLIQKGLNSLIVLGAWTLWNHRNRCVFYGIIPSFGVLTQLVVKKNLLLGHSHTDAAEATPFWEWCGIVVDDLVLIFLKF